A genomic stretch from Ureibacillus composti includes:
- a CDS encoding DUF1405 domain-containing protein, producing MLLQIQYLLRSKSFLTLLLIINFLGTIYGYYWYGWQLAVTEPQFLIFVPDSPTASLFFTIAILGWLFGKNFKLIEALALITLIKYGIWAVVMNLWTIVESGPIGPLGWMLVVSHFLMAVQAVLYIFNYRFTYVHVTIAAIWTLHNDVIDYVYGQMPTYRSLEQYASHIGYFTFWLSICCIAIAFIVQNKGEHLQNK from the coding sequence GTGTTACTACAAATTCAGTATTTACTTCGATCTAAGTCATTTTTAACTTTATTATTGATTATAAATTTTTTAGGTACTATTTACGGTTATTACTGGTATGGTTGGCAGCTTGCAGTGACTGAGCCCCAATTTTTAATATTTGTACCCGATAGTCCCACTGCAAGTTTATTCTTTACTATTGCCATTCTTGGTTGGTTATTTGGTAAAAACTTTAAATTAATAGAAGCATTAGCACTAATCACTTTAATTAAGTATGGGATATGGGCAGTTGTCATGAATTTATGGACAATAGTTGAAAGTGGACCAATTGGACCGTTAGGATGGATGCTTGTTGTTTCGCATTTTTTAATGGCTGTACAAGCAGTTCTTTATATTTTTAATTATCGCTTTACTTATGTTCATGTGACCATTGCTGCCATCTGGACACTGCATAATGATGTTATTGATTACGTTTATGGTCAGATGCCAACATATCGAAGCTTAGAACAATATGCTAGTCATATTGGTTATTTCACTTTTTGGTTGTCTATTTGCTGTATTGCCATCGCATTCATCGTTCAAAACAAGGGAGAACATTTGCAGAATAAATAA
- a CDS encoding zinc metallopeptidase: protein MFIIYFLVILLLPIYAQIKVKSTYKKFSQVGASKGMTGAQVARMILDQHGLYDVRVVPTQGVLSDHYNPATKTVALSEDNYYNSSIAGTAVAAHEVGHAIQHKEAYSFLTLRAKLVPVANISSNLSWIFVLIGIFASMSNMLLLGIVLLGAGVLFQIVTLPVEFDASKRAMNEVVSLGIISNNEERSAKKVLSAAAMTYVAAAAVAVLELLRLVLIYTGMARSED from the coding sequence ATGTTTATCATTTACTTTTTAGTAATATTATTATTACCGATTTACGCACAAATTAAAGTAAAAAGCACTTACAAGAAATTTTCTCAAGTTGGTGCATCTAAAGGAATGACAGGTGCTCAAGTAGCTAGAATGATTTTAGATCAACATGGTCTTTACGATGTACGTGTTGTGCCAACGCAAGGAGTATTATCTGATCACTATAATCCAGCAACTAAAACAGTAGCTTTATCGGAGGATAACTACTATAACTCTTCTATTGCAGGAACAGCAGTTGCTGCACATGAAGTAGGACATGCTATTCAACATAAAGAAGCATATTCATTTTTAACATTACGAGCTAAATTAGTTCCAGTTGCCAATATTTCATCTAACTTATCATGGATTTTCGTATTAATTGGTATTTTTGCTTCTATGTCAAACATGCTTTTATTAGGGATTGTATTATTAGGTGCAGGTGTCTTGTTCCAAATCGTTACATTACCTGTAGAGTTTGATGCTTCTAAACGAGCGATGAATGAAGTTGTATCGTTAGGTATAATTTCAAATAATGAAGAGCGTAGTGCAAAAAAAGTTTTAAGTGCAGCCGCAATGACTTATGTTGCAGCAGCTGCAGTAGCAGTTCTTGAATTACTTCGTTTAGTATTAATTTATACTGGTATGGCAAGATCTGAAGATTAA
- a CDS encoding PQQ-binding-like beta-propeller repeat protein, whose amino-acid sequence MKLDPSKVIIFGALMVLIIVFFAFYAGGLVKDSLKDGSETGKTERFAVESTEKPVAEGKSPSQPDIQVNLANKEWVTHGGDYYNRRFSELDQVNLETIKDLKPEWVTSLGSSLDMKFSGEATPIVVDGVMYVASGENDVLALDLKTGEKIWEYRPDIEEKLDTVCCGWTTRGVAVADGKVFVGLLDARLVALDQETGKVLWETEVADWEEGYTITSAPLYYNGKVYTGVSGGEYGIRGRLMAYDADTGYEVWRFYTIPTPYDKHGNTWPDDENKNWLNGGAPVWNTPAVDPELGMIYFVTGNTSPDLDGSKREGDNLYANSIVALNAETGDYKWHFQQVHHDIWDLDPTNPVILFDVEIDGEMRKALGEAGKTGWVYFLDRTDGTPLIGIEEKPVPQLEEQKTSPTQPFPIGDSFVPQAVTPEDVERDLSDDFEGKIGSIFTPFWDEPITLKPSAFGGANWPPSAYSPETEYFYVLGTDGYVALTRQDEDVYEEGKQWIGSIFVPVTDAPQRGTITAMDVKTNKIAWQVKWDQNAYSGVLATAGDLIFVGHNDGRLIAFNAKDGTEVWSYKMDAGANAPAVTYEVNGEQYISILAMGNSLAGSKHGDKVYTFKINGTWDGTPTDASEKVTVNAPSTSNTETEDNSGETVSADPYAEGSSIYTANCLSCHGDMGANGHNGPNLQQSKFAENYENVVERVNNGGTTMPAFGDILSEEEIEAVAKYVNEVLTKADE is encoded by the coding sequence ATGAAACTAGACCCATCTAAGGTAATCATCTTTGGGGCATTAATGGTCTTAATTATTGTATTTTTTGCTTTTTATGCAGGTGGATTGGTGAAGGATAGTCTTAAGGATGGAAGTGAAACTGGAAAAACAGAACGATTTGCGGTTGAATCTACTGAAAAACCTGTTGCAGAAGGGAAGAGTCCTAGTCAACCGGATATCCAAGTAAACTTAGCTAACAAAGAATGGGTGACACATGGTGGAGATTATTACAATCGACGTTTCTCAGAATTGGATCAAGTTAATCTTGAAACAATAAAGGATTTAAAACCTGAATGGGTAACGAGTTTAGGTTCGAGTCTTGATATGAAGTTTTCAGGTGAAGCTACTCCTATTGTTGTTGATGGGGTCATGTATGTTGCAAGTGGTGAGAATGATGTATTAGCCTTAGATCTTAAAACTGGGGAGAAGATTTGGGAGTATAGACCTGATATTGAGGAAAAGTTAGATACCGTTTGTTGTGGTTGGACGACTCGAGGTGTCGCAGTAGCAGATGGTAAAGTTTTTGTAGGTCTGTTAGATGCTAGATTAGTAGCGTTAGATCAAGAAACAGGTAAAGTTCTTTGGGAAACAGAAGTAGCAGATTGGGAAGAAGGTTACACAATTACAAGTGCACCATTATATTACAATGGAAAAGTTTATACTGGAGTTTCTGGTGGTGAATATGGAATAAGAGGTCGCTTAATGGCCTACGATGCGGACACAGGTTATGAAGTTTGGCGTTTCTATACCATTCCAACACCTTATGACAAACATGGTAATACGTGGCCAGACGATGAAAATAAAAACTGGTTAAATGGAGGAGCACCGGTTTGGAATACGCCAGCTGTAGATCCTGAACTTGGCATGATTTATTTCGTAACAGGTAACACATCTCCAGATCTTGACGGAAGTAAACGTGAAGGTGATAACCTATATGCAAACTCAATTGTCGCCCTGAACGCTGAAACTGGGGACTATAAATGGCATTTCCAACAAGTTCATCATGATATTTGGGATTTGGACCCTACAAATCCAGTTATTTTATTTGACGTTGAAATTGATGGAGAAATGAGAAAAGCGCTTGGTGAGGCTGGAAAAACAGGTTGGGTTTACTTCTTAGATCGTACCGATGGAACACCATTGATCGGTATTGAAGAAAAGCCTGTTCCTCAGCTGGAAGAACAAAAAACTTCCCCAACACAGCCGTTCCCAATTGGCGATTCCTTTGTGCCACAAGCTGTTACCCCAGAGGATGTGGAACGTGATTTAAGTGATGACTTTGAAGGGAAAATTGGCTCCATATTCACACCATTCTGGGATGAACCAATTACTTTAAAACCTTCAGCGTTTGGAGGAGCAAACTGGCCACCTTCAGCATATTCACCTGAAACTGAATACTTCTATGTTTTAGGTACAGATGGATATGTTGCTCTAACAAGACAAGATGAAGATGTTTATGAGGAAGGGAAACAGTGGATTGGCAGTATTTTTGTTCCTGTTACTGACGCACCTCAACGCGGTACAATTACTGCGATGGATGTAAAAACGAACAAAATTGCATGGCAAGTTAAATGGGATCAAAATGCTTATTCTGGAGTACTAGCAACTGCAGGAGATTTGATTTTTGTTGGACATAACGATGGACGCTTAATTGCATTTAATGCTAAAGACGGTACTGAAGTATGGAGCTATAAAATGGATGCAGGGGCTAATGCACCAGCTGTCACTTATGAAGTTAATGGAGAACAGTACATTTCAATCCTTGCAATGGGTAATTCTTTAGCTGGTTCAAAACATGGAGATAAAGTATATACATTCAAAATAAATGGAACTTGGGATGGAACACCTACTGATGCATCTGAAAAGGTAACAGTAAATGCACCTTCCACATCGAATACAGAAACTGAAGATAACTCAGGTGAAACAGTAAGTGCAGACCCATATGCAGAAGGTAGTTCAATCTATACGGCAAATTGTTTATCGTGTCATGGGGATATGGGGGCAAATGGTCATAATGGACCGAATTTACAACAAAGTAAGTTCGCTGAAAACTACGAAAATGTTGTTGAACGAGTAAATAATGGTGGTACGACTATGCCAGCATTTGGAGATATTTTATCTGAAGAAGAAATTGAAGCTGTTGCAAAATATGTAAACGAGGTATTAACAAAAGCTGATGAGTAA
- a CDS encoding YitT family protein: protein MKGIKIRDIIGIIIGSAIYSFGFVHFNMQNELGEGGFSGITLILYFTLNLDPALMNLILNIPMFIIGWRQFGRKEFLYTILGTVSVSIFLRVFQNYEFELGLQDDLLLASLFAGVFVGIGLGIIFRCGGTTGGVDIIARLAKKYFGWSMGKTMFMFDAIVITLSWITFLDNHSMMYTLVAVYVGARVIDMVQEGAYSAKAALIISNNPQEIADYISEKMERGITVFHGYGHYTKQSKDVLYCIVGRNEVVKLKSIIRQIDPKAFVSIIDVNDVTGEGFRIDD from the coding sequence ATGAAAGGAATTAAAATCCGAGACATCATTGGTATAATAATCGGTTCAGCTATATATAGCTTTGGCTTCGTTCATTTTAATATGCAAAATGAACTAGGAGAAGGTGGATTTAGTGGAATTACCTTAATTTTATATTTCACTCTTAATTTAGATCCAGCCTTAATGAATCTTATATTGAATATCCCCATGTTTATCATTGGATGGCGGCAATTTGGCCGAAAAGAATTTCTATATACAATTCTCGGAACGGTAAGTGTTTCAATCTTTTTAAGAGTATTTCAAAATTATGAATTTGAATTAGGTTTACAAGATGATTTATTATTAGCTTCGTTATTTGCTGGTGTTTTTGTCGGCATCGGTCTTGGTATTATTTTCCGGTGTGGTGGTACTACAGGTGGTGTTGACATTATTGCCCGACTTGCTAAAAAGTATTTTGGATGGAGCATGGGCAAAACAATGTTTATGTTTGATGCAATAGTTATTACATTATCTTGGATTACTTTCTTAGATAATCATTCCATGATGTATACTTTAGTTGCTGTTTATGTTGGTGCACGTGTAATTGACATGGTACAAGAAGGTGCCTACTCTGCGAAAGCAGCATTAATTATTTCTAATAATCCACAAGAAATTGCGGACTATATATCAGAAAAAATGGAACGAGGTATTACAGTTTTCCATGGATATGGACATTATACAAAGCAGTCTAAGGACGTATTATACTGTATTGTCGGACGAAATGAAGTTGTTAAATTAAAGTCCATTATTCGCCAAATAGATCCCAAAGCTTTTGTTTCTATTATTGATGTAAATGATGTAACTGGCGAAGGGTTCAGAATAGATGATTAA
- the dapB gene encoding 4-hydroxy-tetrahydrodipicolinate reductase, with protein MTIRVAIAGARGKMGREAVNTVLKRDGMELVAALDYKYVGESLAELEIFSPNLNVPIYTELTNLIQETTPDVLIDLTNPQSVYEHTKVALLHNVRPVVGTTGFTEEQLAELTHLAEEQQVGCIIAPNFAIGAILMMKFAQEAAKYLPNVEIIEMHHDRKLDAPSGTGVKTAQMIRDVREGRKQGHPSEHETIDGARGADFDGMRIHSVRLPGLVAHQQVLFGGEGQLLTIRHDSFNRESFMDGVMYCVETVMSLDRLVYGLENIL; from the coding sequence ATGACAATAAGAGTAGCAATTGCTGGAGCAAGGGGAAAAATGGGCAGAGAAGCGGTAAATACCGTTTTAAAACGCGATGGTATGGAGTTAGTAGCTGCCCTTGACTATAAATATGTTGGTGAAAGTTTAGCAGAGCTTGAAATATTTTCGCCTAATTTAAATGTCCCTATTTATACAGAACTAACAAATTTGATTCAAGAAACAACACCTGATGTATTAATAGACTTAACAAACCCTCAATCAGTTTATGAACATACAAAGGTAGCACTTTTACATAACGTTCGTCCTGTTGTTGGTACTACTGGTTTCACAGAAGAACAATTAGCAGAACTAACACATCTAGCCGAGGAACAACAAGTAGGTTGTATTATTGCTCCTAACTTTGCTATTGGTGCAATTTTAATGATGAAATTCGCACAAGAAGCAGCAAAATATTTACCTAATGTTGAGATTATTGAAATGCATCATGATCGCAAATTAGATGCTCCATCAGGCACTGGAGTAAAGACAGCACAGATGATCAGAGATGTTCGAGAAGGTAGAAAACAAGGACATCCAAGTGAGCACGAAACAATTGATGGGGCACGTGGCGCAGACTTTGATGGAATGCGCATTCATTCTGTTCGATTACCAGGATTAGTAGCACATCAACAAGTGTTATTTGGTGGAGAAGGCCAATTACTAACAATTCGACATGATTCCTTTAACCGTGAATCGTTCATGGATGGGGTTATGTATTGTGTTGAAACAGTAATGTCTCTAGATAGACTAGTATATGGATTAGAAAATATCTTATAG
- the mgsA gene encoding methylglyoxal synthase, with translation MKIALIAHDHKKDSLVEFAIAYKEILSEHELFATGTTGLRMQDEVGLSITRFRSGPLGGDQQIGAMIANNDMDMVIFFRDPLTAQPHEPDVTALVRLCDVYHIPLATNMGTAEILLKGLQEGFVDWRLIQERRQ, from the coding sequence TTGAAAATCGCATTAATTGCACACGATCATAAAAAAGATAGTCTTGTGGAATTTGCCATAGCATATAAAGAAATATTAAGCGAACACGAATTATTTGCTACAGGAACAACAGGTCTGCGGATGCAGGATGAAGTAGGATTAAGCATTACAAGATTTCGCTCAGGCCCACTAGGTGGAGACCAACAGATTGGCGCAATGATTGCTAATAACGATATGGATATGGTTATTTTCTTCCGTGATCCACTAACTGCCCAACCACATGAACCAGATGTAACGGCACTTGTGCGATTATGTGATGTATATCATATCCCGTTAGCAACAAATATGGGGACAGCCGAGATTTTACTAAAAGGGTTGCAAGAAGGGTTTGTTGATTGGAGATTAATTCAAGAGAGAAGACAATAG
- the bshA gene encoding N-acetyl-alpha-D-glucosaminyl L-malate synthase BshA produces MRKLKIGITCYPTVGGSGVLATELGKMLAERGHEIHFITSSVPFRLNKVYPNVFFHEVEVSNYSVFQYAPYDIALASKMADVVKNEKLDVLHVHYAIPHAVCAVLAREMSGEKFGIVTTLHGTDITVLGQDSTLAQAIKYGIEKSDIVTAVSDALKEQTYELIETEKEIETIHNFVDESVFHPVDAGNLKAQFGISEDDRVIIHVSNFRKIKNLPDVVDTFMKIRKKLPAKLLLVGDGPERHRVKELVKTSPYKDDILFLGKQENVAELFAISDLKLLLSQNESFGLVLLEAMACGVPGIGTAIGGIPEVIDHGINGFVVELGDTEQAANYAVELLSDEEKLIEFRQAAIAAVQTKFNATPIIDQYVQLYERLAALRV; encoded by the coding sequence ATGAGAAAATTAAAAATTGGAATTACATGCTATCCAACTGTTGGAGGCTCTGGTGTTCTTGCAACGGAACTTGGAAAAATGCTTGCTGAACGTGGCCATGAAATCCATTTCATCACATCGAGCGTGCCATTTCGACTGAATAAAGTTTATCCGAACGTATTTTTCCACGAAGTAGAAGTGAGTAATTATTCAGTATTTCAATATGCACCATATGACATTGCTTTAGCAAGTAAAATGGCAGATGTTGTTAAAAATGAAAAATTAGATGTTCTTCACGTTCATTACGCAATTCCACATGCTGTGTGTGCAGTACTAGCACGCGAAATGAGTGGGGAAAAGTTTGGAATTGTGACAACACTACATGGAACGGATATAACAGTTTTAGGTCAAGATTCAACACTTGCGCAGGCGATTAAATACGGTATTGAGAAATCTGATATTGTAACAGCTGTTTCAGATGCGTTAAAAGAACAAACCTATGAATTAATCGAAACAGAAAAAGAAATTGAAACGATTCATAATTTTGTCGATGAATCTGTTTTCCATCCCGTAGATGCAGGAAATTTGAAAGCGCAATTTGGAATTAGCGAAGACGATCGTGTTATCATTCATGTCTCCAACTTCCGGAAAATTAAAAATCTACCTGATGTTGTGGATACATTTATGAAAATACGAAAAAAGTTACCTGCAAAATTATTATTAGTTGGGGATGGACCTGAAAGACATCGTGTAAAAGAGCTTGTGAAGACGAGTCCATATAAAGATGATATTTTATTCTTAGGTAAGCAAGAAAACGTAGCAGAACTTTTTGCTATCAGTGATCTAAAGCTATTATTATCACAAAATGAATCCTTTGGGTTAGTTTTACTTGAGGCAATGGCATGTGGTGTACCGGGAATTGGAACAGCAATTGGAGGTATTCCTGAAGTGATTGACCACGGAATAAACGGTTTTGTTGTAGAACTTGGAGATACAGAACAAGCAGCAAATTATGCAGTTGAATTATTATCTGATGAAGAAAAATTAATTGAGTTCCGACAAGCGGCCATCGCTGCTGTACAGACAAAATTTAATGCAACTCCAATTATTGACCAATATGTACAATTATATGAAAGACTGGCGGCATTACGCGTATGA
- a CDS encoding CCA tRNA nucleotidyltransferase — protein sequence MRIPEFQSAYRVIDRIEHAGYEAVIVGGAVRDFLLQRKVNDVDVATNAQPLEVKQIFSSTIDVGIEHGTVLVLDEGEPIEVTTYRTDGDYVDHRRPDQVHFVRSLDEDLKRRDFTINALSMTKDGNIIDLFNGQTDLQNKVLRAVGEPIQRFEEDALRMLRAVRFSAQLGFSIEEKTMKAIQLKSQNIELIAKERIHMELVKLWKAPNVYHGITMLVESGLSQFLVGHFEVHKEEWKKFQANNSYVGWAYLCLLNNWDLHYISNFYKLSNKEKNFIQQVEQAYSALCNGGWTRFNLFLHELEVLEVAYDFALWQHKTVSYPKSQIAKLKSDLPIQTVKELNLNGHLLMSWSSEKRGPWIKEALDAALIAVINGQVENNVDQLKEWFMYEFNNER from the coding sequence ATGAGAATACCAGAATTCCAATCAGCTTATCGAGTAATTGATCGAATAGAACATGCAGGATATGAAGCCGTCATCGTAGGCGGGGCTGTTAGAGATTTTTTACTACAAAGAAAAGTAAATGATGTAGATGTCGCAACTAATGCGCAACCATTAGAAGTGAAGCAGATTTTTTCATCAACGATTGATGTTGGAATTGAGCATGGGACAGTCTTAGTTCTTGATGAGGGAGAACCTATTGAAGTAACAACCTATCGTACAGATGGTGATTATGTTGACCATCGTAGACCTGATCAAGTACATTTTGTCAGAAGTTTAGATGAAGACTTAAAACGTAGAGATTTTACGATTAATGCTTTGTCTATGACTAAAGATGGGAACATTATTGATTTATTTAATGGTCAAACTGACTTGCAAAATAAAGTTTTGCGTGCAGTAGGTGAACCTATTCAACGATTTGAAGAAGATGCTTTACGTATGCTACGAGCTGTTCGCTTTAGTGCACAGCTCGGTTTTTCCATTGAAGAAAAAACAATGAAGGCTATTCAATTAAAAAGTCAAAACATTGAATTAATCGCAAAAGAGCGCATTCATATGGAATTAGTCAAGCTATGGAAAGCCCCAAATGTTTATCATGGAATTACGATGTTAGTCGAAAGTGGTTTGTCACAATTTCTAGTTGGACATTTCGAGGTGCACAAAGAGGAATGGAAGAAATTCCAAGCAAATAATTCCTACGTTGGCTGGGCCTATTTATGTTTACTAAACAATTGGGATCTTCATTATATTTCTAATTTCTATAAGCTTTCGAATAAAGAAAAGAACTTTATCCAACAAGTAGAGCAAGCCTATAGTGCTCTATGTAATGGTGGTTGGACAAGGTTTAATTTATTTTTGCATGAGCTTGAAGTATTAGAAGTTGCGTATGATTTTGCTTTATGGCAACATAAAACAGTTTCATATCCAAAATCTCAAATTGCGAAGTTAAAAAGTGATTTACCGATTCAAACAGTAAAAGAACTTAATTTAAACGGACATCTTTTAATGAGTTGGTCCTCTGAAAAGCGTGGTCCTTGGATTAAGGAAGCTCTAGATGCTGCACTCATAGCAGTAATAAATGGTCAGGTAGAAAATAATGTAGATCAATTGAAGGAATGGTTTATGTATGAGTTTAACAATGAAAGATAA
- a CDS encoding biotin--[acetyl-CoA-carboxylase] ligase, protein MSLTMKDKILERFLLAGDEPLSGQQLADDFGISRTAIWKHLQSLQEEGYEFETIKKKGYCLIGKPDRVDAARITSFLSTKQYGRSIHYLEEVTSTQVIAHELVRNGAEDGTVVIAETQTSGKGRMARPWESTKGKGIWMTLMIRPNVIPQQAPQFTLVTAVAVVNAMKSLYAHFKPEIKWPNDILINGRKCTGILTEMVAEMDRVEALLIGIGINVNQQMNHFPEELQSIATSLSIEEGKQLDRSELVATILNYMEQYSELYINEGFAPIKKLWETASGTIGKRIKATTLREVIEGQAIGITEQGVLEIQLDNGEIKSVYSADIEVK, encoded by the coding sequence ATGAGTTTAACAATGAAAGATAAAATATTAGAACGTTTCCTTTTGGCAGGAGATGAACCACTTTCGGGTCAACAATTAGCAGATGATTTTGGGATTTCTCGTACAGCTATTTGGAAACATTTGCAGTCTCTTCAAGAAGAAGGCTACGAATTTGAGACGATTAAGAAAAAAGGTTATTGTTTAATCGGTAAACCTGACAGAGTAGATGCAGCAAGAATCACTTCCTTTTTATCAACGAAACAATACGGTAGGTCCATCCATTATTTAGAGGAAGTGACTTCAACTCAAGTTATTGCCCATGAATTAGTTCGAAATGGGGCTGAAGATGGTACGGTTGTTATTGCCGAAACACAAACAAGTGGAAAAGGGCGTATGGCTCGACCTTGGGAATCTACAAAAGGCAAAGGAATTTGGATGACACTCATGATTCGTCCAAACGTTATTCCACAACAGGCGCCTCAATTTACATTAGTAACTGCGGTTGCAGTAGTTAATGCAATGAAATCCCTTTATGCTCACTTCAAACCTGAAATTAAATGGCCAAATGATATTTTAATTAATGGGCGTAAATGTACAGGTATTTTAACTGAAATGGTGGCAGAAATGGATCGGGTTGAAGCGCTCTTAATTGGAATTGGCATTAATGTGAATCAACAGATGAATCATTTTCCTGAAGAGCTACAATCCATTGCTACTTCCCTAAGTATCGAAGAAGGGAAGCAATTAGATCGTTCTGAACTTGTGGCAACAATTTTAAATTATATGGAACAGTATTCAGAACTCTACATAAATGAAGGCTTTGCTCCGATTAAAAAACTGTGGGAAACAGCGTCTGGAACGATAGGGAAACGAATTAAGGCGACGACATTGCGTGAAGTAATTGAAGGACAAGCAATTGGCATCACGGAACAAGGGGTACTTGAAATCCAACTTGATAACGGTGAAATCAAAAGTGTTTACTCCGCCGATATTGAAGTGAAATAG
- the panB gene encoding 3-methyl-2-oxobutanoate hydroxymethyltransferase, which yields MKTTTDFLKMKTQGEKIVMITAYDYPTATFSEQADVDMILVGDSLGMVVLGYDSTMPVTVGDMIHHSKAVRRGAKDTFIVVDMPFGSYHGDPNEALNTAVKMMQETGANALKLEGAGEVVEVIKKLTKAGIPVVSHLGLLPQSASVLGGYKVQGKTTEQAEQLLKDAKACEDAGACAVVLECIPYQLTEVVTKELIIPTIGIGAGPYADGQVLVFHDLVNFGNHHVPKFVQTFSFVGEEVERGIKGYAKAVKEGTFPTLEQSFTMKEQVLTTLYGGVK from the coding sequence ATGAAAACGACAACTGATTTTTTAAAGATGAAAACACAGGGTGAAAAAATCGTGATGATTACAGCATACGATTACCCAACAGCAACCTTCTCGGAACAAGCCGATGTTGATATGATTTTAGTCGGTGATTCTTTAGGGATGGTGGTACTCGGATATGATTCGACAATGCCCGTAACCGTGGGAGATATGATTCATCATTCAAAGGCCGTTAGACGCGGTGCTAAAGATACCTTTATCGTAGTTGATATGCCTTTTGGTTCATACCATGGGGATCCCAATGAAGCGTTAAATACTGCTGTGAAAATGATGCAGGAAACTGGAGCAAATGCACTCAAACTAGAGGGGGCAGGTGAAGTAGTCGAAGTCATTAAAAAGCTTACTAAAGCAGGGATTCCCGTTGTTTCACACTTAGGTTTACTGCCACAATCTGCTAGTGTGTTAGGTGGCTATAAAGTACAAGGAAAAACAACAGAACAAGCCGAACAATTACTTAAAGATGCGAAAGCTTGTGAAGATGCTGGTGCATGTGCTGTCGTTCTTGAGTGTATCCCTTATCAACTGACTGAAGTAGTAACTAAAGAATTAATCATCCCAACTATTGGAATTGGTGCAGGACCATATGCAGATGGACAAGTGCTTGTGTTCCATGATTTAGTAAACTTCGGCAATCACCATGTTCCAAAATTCGTTCAAACTTTCTCCTTTGTTGGTGAAGAGGTAGAGCGTGGCATAAAAGGTTATGCAAAAGCGGTAAAAGAAGGAACTTTCCCGACATTAGAACAAAGCTTTACGATGAAAGAGCAAGTATTAACAACTTTGTACGGGGGCGTTAAGTAA
- the panC gene encoding pantoate--beta-alanine ligase produces MKVVKTIAELKTIVNRAKENRHSIGLVPTMGYLHEGHLTLATVARNENDVVIMSIFVNPTQFGPNEDFESYPRDLERDVQLASTVGVDVIFAPSVEEMYPTDGGIYIRAGKQAEILCGATRPGHFDGVLQVVAKLFHLTEPNCAYFGQKDAQQVAIVQTMVRDYNFPLEIRTVPIVREVDGLAKSSRNVYLSEAERREAPAIFQALQIAHEEFLISRDAEKAIILARNYIEEHTSGRIDYLQMLSYPDLRQVKEETKEVLIAAAVYIGKTRLIDNVIFSLKGALVHV; encoded by the coding sequence ATGAAGGTAGTAAAAACGATTGCAGAGTTAAAAACAATTGTAAACAGAGCAAAAGAAAACAGACACTCGATTGGCCTTGTTCCGACAATGGGGTACTTACATGAAGGGCATTTAACTTTGGCAACAGTTGCACGTAATGAAAACGATGTTGTGATTATGAGTATTTTTGTCAATCCAACTCAATTTGGACCAAATGAAGATTTTGAATCTTATCCGCGGGATTTAGAACGTGATGTACAACTAGCTTCCACTGTAGGAGTTGACGTTATTTTTGCTCCTTCTGTAGAAGAAATGTATCCAACAGATGGGGGTATTTATATTCGTGCAGGGAAGCAAGCGGAAATTTTATGTGGAGCCACTCGTCCAGGTCATTTTGATGGAGTGTTACAGGTAGTTGCTAAATTATTTCACTTAACAGAACCAAATTGTGCGTACTTTGGTCAGAAAGATGCACAACAAGTTGCGATTGTTCAAACTATGGTTCGAGACTATAATTTTCCATTAGAAATTCGAACAGTTCCAATTGTACGTGAAGTAGACGGTCTTGCTAAATCTTCAAGAAACGTATATTTATCAGAAGCTGAACGTCGTGAAGCACCAGCAATCTTCCAAGCTTTACAGATTGCTCATGAAGAATTTTTAATTTCTCGAGATGCTGAGAAAGCAATTATTCTTGCTAGAAATTATATAGAAGAACATACTTCAGGTCGTATTGATTATTTACAAATGTTATCTTATCCTGACTTGCGCCAAGTTAAAGAAGAGACGAAAGAAGTTTTAATTGCAGCTGCCGTGTATATTGGCAAAACTCGCTTAATTGACAATGTTATTTTTTCACTTAAAGGAGCACTCGTACATGTTTAG